A region from the Actinoplanes sp. OR16 genome encodes:
- a CDS encoding GAF domain-containing protein codes for MVNPWLALTPGDDPAERIRQVGHAHERFLAGDRRADRMRSVVADSWARSAAWIGADHTAPIDLVDDDLEAYRSAHPLARVMPIFRDLLGGLADDGDHILAVCDATGRLLWVEGRPATLHGAASMNFVPGARWDEAHAGTNAPGTALAVDHAIQIFATEHFSRPVQRWTCAAAPIHDPATGRLLGAIDVTGGDHLANPHSLALVRATALAAEAYLGSAKPVSDRPVVAALGRDEALLAVAGKRLRLGRRHSELLVLLTVHPEGRTGDQLGFDLYGDDVNPVTVRAELSRLRRILGPELLDSRPYRLRAEVESDLSTVNRLLAQGRAAEALAAYPGPLLPGSDAPGVTRLRRMLDDRLRAAVLSTGDRRLLQSWLNSPWGADDLELWEAYAMLVPADPIAARRVAELAAEYELCNLPATY; via the coding sequence CTGGTGAACCCGTGGCTTGCCCTCACCCCTGGCGACGACCCGGCGGAGCGGATCCGCCAGGTCGGCCACGCCCATGAGCGGTTCCTGGCGGGCGATCGCCGGGCCGACCGGATGCGGTCGGTCGTCGCGGACTCCTGGGCCCGGTCGGCCGCGTGGATCGGCGCCGACCACACCGCGCCGATCGACCTGGTCGACGACGACCTGGAGGCCTACCGGTCGGCGCACCCGCTGGCCCGGGTCATGCCGATCTTCCGTGATCTGCTCGGCGGCCTCGCCGACGACGGCGACCACATCCTGGCGGTCTGCGACGCGACCGGACGGCTGCTCTGGGTCGAGGGCCGGCCGGCCACCCTGCACGGCGCCGCCTCGATGAACTTCGTGCCCGGCGCCCGCTGGGACGAGGCACACGCCGGGACGAACGCGCCCGGCACCGCCCTCGCCGTCGACCACGCCATCCAGATCTTCGCGACCGAGCACTTCAGCCGCCCGGTGCAGCGGTGGACCTGCGCGGCGGCGCCGATCCACGACCCGGCTACCGGGCGGCTGCTCGGCGCCATCGACGTGACCGGTGGCGACCACCTCGCCAACCCGCACAGTCTCGCCCTGGTGAGGGCCACCGCACTGGCCGCCGAGGCGTACCTGGGATCGGCGAAGCCGGTGAGCGACAGACCGGTGGTCGCGGCACTCGGCCGGGACGAGGCGCTGCTCGCGGTGGCCGGCAAGCGGCTGCGGCTCGGCCGGCGGCACTCCGAGCTGCTGGTCCTGCTCACCGTGCACCCGGAGGGCCGCACCGGCGATCAGCTCGGCTTCGATCTGTACGGCGACGACGTGAACCCGGTGACGGTCCGCGCCGAGCTGTCCCGGCTGCGCCGCATCCTCGGGCCGGAGCTGCTCGACTCCCGGCCCTACCGGCTGCGCGCCGAGGTGGAGTCCGACCTGTCCACGGTGAACCGGCTGCTCGCCCAGGGCCGCGCCGCCGAGGCCCTGGCCGCCTACCCGGGCCCACTGCTGCCCGGCTCGGACGCGCCCGGCGTCACCCGGCTGCGGCGGATGCTCGACGACCGGCTGCGCGCCGCGGTCCTGTCCACCGGCGACCGGCGGCTGCTGCAGAGTTGGCTGAACAGCCCGTGGGGCGCCGACGACCTGGAGCTGTGGGAGGCGTACGCCATGCTCGTCCCGGCCGACCCGATCGCGGCCCGCCGGGTGGCCGAGCTGGCCGCCGAATACGAGCTCTGCAACCTTCCTGCAACGTATTAG
- the nfi gene encoding deoxyribonuclease V (cleaves DNA at apurinic or apyrimidinic sites) translates to MTPVTPEYNRRVQTWPRTEEEALAVQESLRSRVIESPAPASIATVAGLDVAYDGDRLGAAVVVLDYRDLSVRDTAVVIGRPAFPYVPGLFAFREVPALLDALEKLTVRPDVLICDGHGLAHPRRFGLAAHLGVLTDLPSFGVGKTRLVGDFAPVGQVRGDRSPLIDAGETVGAVLRTRDRVKPVFVSAGHRIDLAGACDMTLRLTPSYRLPETTRAADRACRDLLR, encoded by the coding sequence GTGACGCCCGTCACGCCGGAGTACAACAGGCGGGTGCAGACGTGGCCCCGTACCGAAGAAGAAGCCCTCGCCGTGCAGGAGTCCCTGCGCTCCCGCGTGATCGAGTCCCCGGCGCCCGCGTCGATCGCCACCGTGGCCGGACTGGACGTCGCCTACGACGGCGACCGGCTGGGCGCGGCGGTCGTGGTCCTCGACTACCGGGACCTCTCGGTACGGGACACCGCCGTGGTGATCGGCCGCCCCGCGTTCCCGTACGTCCCCGGCCTGTTCGCCTTCCGCGAGGTCCCGGCCCTGCTCGACGCGCTGGAGAAGCTGACCGTGCGCCCGGACGTGCTGATCTGCGACGGGCACGGCCTGGCCCATCCGCGCCGGTTCGGGCTGGCCGCTCATCTCGGCGTGCTGACCGACCTGCCGTCCTTCGGCGTCGGCAAGACCCGGCTCGTCGGCGACTTCGCGCCGGTGGGTCAGGTGCGCGGCGACCGGTCGCCGCTGATCGACGCGGGGGAGACGGTCGGCGCCGTGCTGCGGACCCGGGATCGGGTGAAACCGGTCTTCGTCTCGGCCGGGCATCGGATCGACCTCGCGGGCGCGTGCGATATGACCCTGCGACTGACGCCGTCGTATCGTCTGCCGGAAACCACCCGGGCAGCTGACCGTGCCTGCCGGGATCTGCTGCG